One window of Campylobacter avium LMG 24591 genomic DNA carries:
- the galE gene encoding UDP-glucose 4-epimerase GalE — translation MKRILVFGGAGYIGSHTLKHLLDEGYECVVADNLIYGHKEAVDKRAKFIHADLLDTHSLKELFKHEKIDAVVHFAAFAYVGESVINPAKYYQNNLIGTCNLLNTMLDFSVKDIVFSSTCATYGEPKYVPIDEEHPQDPINAYGRSKLMIEQIFKDYERAYGLRHISLRYFNAAGASSDFSIGESHEPETHLIPLVLKALKGERESISVFGTDYDTKDGTCERDYIHVEDLALAHRLALENLHKFSGCLNLGTGISTSVKELIEAAKELSGKDCVIKYEKRRAGDPAKLFADNKKAKQILGWEPKFKDIKEILKSAWHWENNRVF, via the coding sequence ATGAAAAGAATTTTAGTCTTTGGTGGAGCTGGTTATATAGGCTCTCACACCCTAAAACATCTCTTAGATGAGGGCTATGAGTGCGTAGTGGCTGATAATCTCATCTATGGACATAAAGAGGCGGTTGATAAAAGGGCTAAATTTATACACGCTGATTTGCTTGATACTCATTCTTTAAAAGAGCTTTTTAAGCACGAAAAAATAGACGCTGTAGTGCATTTTGCCGCCTTTGCTTATGTAGGAGAAAGTGTGATAAATCCCGCAAAATACTATCAAAACAATCTTATAGGCACTTGCAATCTCTTAAATACTATGCTAGATTTTTCCGTAAAAGATATAGTTTTTTCAAGCACTTGTGCAACTTATGGAGAGCCTAAGTATGTGCCTATAGATGAAGAACACCCTCAAGATCCTATCAATGCTTATGGCAGGTCAAAGCTTATGATAGAGCAAATTTTTAAAGACTATGAAAGAGCTTATGGCTTAAGGCATATCTCACTTCGCTATTTTAACGCCGCAGGAGCTAGTAGCGACTTTAGCATAGGCGAAAGCCACGAGCCAGAAACTCATTTAATCCCCTTAGTCTTAAAAGCCTTAAAAGGAGAACGTGAGAGTATATCTGTTTTTGGAACGGATTATGATACAAAGGATGGCACCTGCGAAAGAGATTACATTCATGTAGAAGATTTAGCCTTAGCCCACCGCCTAGCCCTTGAAAATTTGCATAAGTTTAGCGGCTGCTTAAATCTTGGCACAGGTATAAGCACCAGCGTAAAAGAGCTCATCGAGGCGGCAAAAGAGCTTAGCGGCAAGGATTGTGTGATAAAATACGAAAAAAGACGCGCAGGCGATCCCGCAAAGCTTTTTGCAGATAATAAAAAGGCAAAGCAAATTCTAGGCTGGGAGCCAAAATTTAAGGATATAAAAGAGATACTTAAGAGTGCTTGGCACTGGGAAAACAACAGGGTCTTTTAA